One stretch of Oncorhynchus masou masou isolate Uvic2021 chromosome 9, UVic_Omas_1.1, whole genome shotgun sequence DNA includes these proteins:
- the mcf2a gene encoding proto-oncogene DBL isoform X1, whose translation MGPVSLQEETEQEPGGEMECYHSLLQAGSQLENTLQQVSVPMSMKEVDGYIEKQVAYLSGGRGEDSSVIITLPEYSAFSDIPEESLAKVLTYLTLIPRARQPGVKFIIILDRRLDTWTSIKTALARIAASFPGNLHLVLVLRPTSFFQRTVTDLGFRFSQEDFMLKMPVVMLSSVTDLLRYIDENQLTSEFGGTLDYCHSDWIVLRTAIESFAVTVKDIAQMLQAFGTKLAETELPDEGTAIVHLLSTHTDKYRKLKEAIWSVSKEGRHLLASLEASGREEDSLWDIRLDWETVQRLLAQLRDMEAAFDGFFEKHHLKLQQYIQLLRYEHSFQEMELSLERLATQEREVSLSGETLTQTEQTLRDLDSLEAHAQEEMARAQTIILHGHQLAACHHYAMALIVQRCNELRHRCDTLSKALRAKHTHLSQAYQLMLRLDQAQSWCDDGAYLLAQQLVEKFQSKEGAQAALKDIDRFLEGAPSLLSSGPDLLAVEFESVLTPEIQVQIGKTFEKHTAVQEMIHNRQVCLRKLADKHVRPIQLVAPRPENPPRSKSPLFSPKHGVDGLKFSFDLSLPGKRTSRKSPGSRKIEVMHDYQENRSSLLSSLEGEDSPDLLKRHVMRELIETERVYVEELLSVLLGYRGEMENPGLSGLLPPILQSKKDILFGNMSEIYNFHSRVFLQDLEGCLETPEGVGACFLERKENFQVYECYCQNKSRSESLWRQFSDCAFFQECQKKLEHKLGLDSYLLKPVQRLTKYQLLLKELLKYSPGGCEGTSELQGALAAMLDLLKSVNDSMHQIAITGYQGELSDLGRVLMQGSFSVWISHKKGPTRMKELARFKPMQRHLFLYERALLFCKRREEHGEGADKTPSYSFKHCLKMSAVGITENVKGDVKKFEIWYSGREEVYLVQAPTVEVKMAWLNDLRRILTNQQKLLKDEHCVNNQMPEHIQLSPPLSESKQQRASISSEDTESGRSSPDPQSHSPQHRRNRRSWPGAPHSVDICEGLEEWGGGEDPSQPSDTEEEDAAQLAPGRYKALAECSRYGPDDLTIKSGDVIQLQHEDSEGHWLVKNLSRRQEGIIPVPNLHMILGNGSRGQSTRLGDPGNLKARKLSSP comes from the exons ATGGGCCCAGTTTCACTGCAGGAGGAGACCGAGCAGGAGCCAGGGGGAGAAATGGAGTGCTACCACAGCCTTCTGCAGGCTGGCTCTCAGCTAGAGAACACACTGCAGC AGGTGTCAGTCCCTATGAGTATGAAGGAGGTGGACGGCTACATTGAAAAGCAGGTGGCCTACCTGTCAG GTGGGCGTGGTGAGGACTCCAGCGTGATTATCACCCTCCCAGAATACTCTGCTTTCAGCGACATTCCGGAGGAGTCTTTAGCTAAAGTCTTAACATACCTCACTCTTATACCTCG AGCACGACAACCAGGTGTAAAATTCATCATCATTTTAGACAGACGACTGGATACTTGGACCTCAATCAAAACAGCACTTGCCAGAATTGCG GCCTCCTTCCCTGGGAACCTCCACCTGGTGCTGGTGCTGAGACCCACCAGCTTCTTCCAGCGCACTGTCACAGACCTGGGCTTCCGCTTCAGCCAGGAGGACTTCATGCTCAAGATGCCA GTGGTGATGCTGAGCTCTGTGACAGACCTACTGAGATACATTGATGAGAATCAATTGACCTCAGAGTTTGGTGGAACCCTGGATTACTGCCACAGTGACTGGATCGTCCTGAGAACA GCCATAGAGAGCTTTGCGGTGACAGTTAAGGACATAGCTCAGATGCTGCAGGCGTTTGGCACAAAGCTGGCAGAGACAGAGCTGCCAGATGAGGGCACCGCCATTGTACACCTCCTCTCAACCCACACTGACAAATACAGGAAACTCAAG GAGGCAATATGGTCTGTATCAAAGGAGGGTCGTCACCTGCTGGCTAGCCTGGAGGcctctgggagagaggaggattcaCTATGGGATATCAGGCTGGACTGGGAGACTGTGCAGAG GCTACTAGCCCAGCTGAGGGACATGGAGGCAGCCTTTGACGGCTTCTTCGAGAAGCATCATCTAAAGCTCCAACAGTACATCCAGCTGCTCAGATATGAACACAGCTTCCAGGAG ATGGAGTTGTCTCTGGAGCGTCTGGCGACCCAGGAGAGGGAGGTGTCGTTGTCAGGGGAGACGctgactcagacagaacagacactCAGGGACCTGGACAGCCTGGAGGCTCACGCACAG GAGGAGATGGCCCGTGCCCAGACCATCATCCTCCATGGTCACCAGCTGGCAGCCTGTCACCACTACGCCATGGCCCTGATCGTGCAGCGCTGCAACGAGCTACGTCACCGCTGTGACACGCTCAGTAAGGCTCTGagggccaaacacacacacctctcccaggCCTACCAGCTGATGCTACGCTTGGATCAg GCCCAGAGTTGGTGTGACGACGGGGCCTACTTGTTGGCCCAGCAGCTGGTGGAAAAGTTCCAGTCTAAGGAGGGGGCCCAGGCTGCTCTGAAGGACATAGACAGATTCCTGGAGGGGGCTCCGTCTCTCCTCAGCTCAGGACCTGACCTCCTGGCCGTGGAGTTTGAGTCTGTCCTCACCCCAGAGATACAG GTCCAGATAGGGAAGACATTTGAGAAGCACACAGCAGTGCAGGAGATGATCCACAACAGACAGGTCTGTCTGAGGAAGCTGGCTGATAAACATGTCCGTCCCATTCAACTGGTGGCCCCCCGGCCGGAGAACCCACCCCGTTCCAAGTCCCCACTATTCTCCCCCAAACATG GGGTCGACGGTTTGAAGTTCTCCTTCGATCTATCACTTCCTGGGAAGAGAACGTCACGGAAAAGCCCCGGCTCCAGAAAG ATTGAGGTGATGCACGACTACCAGGAGAATAGGAGCTCCCTGCTCTCCAgcctggagggagaggacagccCAGACCTTCTCAAACG TCACGTGATGAGGGAGCTaatcgagacagagagagtctaTGTGGAGGAGCTGCTGTCAGTGCTGCTG ggatacaggggagagatggagaatcCAGGCCTTTCAGGGCTCCTGCCTCCTATCCTGCAAAGTAAGAAAGACATCCTGTTTGGAAACATGTCTGAGATCTACAACTTCCACAGCAG GGTGTTCCTGCAGGACCTGGAGGGCTGCCTGGAGACCCCAGAGGGAGTAGGGGCCTGCTTTCTGGAGCGG AAGGAGAATTTCCAGGTGTATGAGTGTTACTGTCAGAATAAGTCTCGCTCTGAGTCCTTGTGGAGGCAATTCTCCGACTGTGCCTTTTTCCAG GAGTGTCAGAAGAAGCTGGAACACAAACTGGGCCTGGATTCTTACCTGCTGAAACCAGTACAACGCCTTACCAAGTACCAGCTACTACTGAAG gagCTACTAAAGTACAGTCCAGGAGGCTGTGAGGGGACCTCGGAGCTACAGGGGGCACTAGCAGCCATGCTGGACCTCCTCAAGTCAGTCAATGACTCCATGCATCAGATCGCCATCACGGGCTACCAG GGAGAGTTGTCTGACCTTGGCCGGGTGCTGATGCAGGGCTCCTTCAGTGTGTGGATCAGCCATAAGAAAGGCCCCACCCGTATGAAGGAGCTGGCCCGCTTCAAGCCCATGCAGAGACACCTGTTCCTGTACGAGAGAGCCCTGCTCTTCTGCAAGCGCAGGGAGGAGCATGGAGAGGGTGCAGACAAGACCCCCTCCTACAGCTTCAAGCACTGTCTCAAG ATGAGTGCGGTGGGGATTACAGAGAACGTCAAGGGAGATGTGAAAAAGTTTGAGATCTGGTACAGTGGCAGGGAGGAGGTGTACTTAGTTCAG GCCCCCACAGTGGAGGTTAAGATGGCTTGGCTCAATGATCTGCGAAGGATCCTCACCAACCAGCAGAAACTCCTTAAAG aTGAGCATTGTGTCAACAACCAGATGCCAGAACACATTCAACTGTCTCCGCCCTTGTCTGAGAG CAAACAGCAGAGGGCGTCGATCAGCTCCGAGGACACTGAGTCAGGGAGGAGCAGTCCAGACCCCCAGTCCCACTCCCCTCAACACCGACGCAACCGACGCA GCTGGCCCGGTGCACCTCACTCAGTAGACATCTGTGAGGGTCTGGAGGAGTGGGGTGGAGGTGAGGACCCCTCTCAGCCTTCAGACACCGAGGAGGAGGACGCTGCTCAGCTG GCTCCAGGCAGATATAAGGCCTTGGCTGAATGTTCACGATATGGCCCAGATGACCTCACCATCAAGAGCGGTGATGTCATCCAGCTGCAGCACGAGGACAGCGAAGGCCACTG GCTGGTGAAGAACCTGAGTCGCAGACAAGAGGGTATCATCCCAGTCCCCAACCTGCACATGATTCTGGGAAACGgcagtagaggacagtccacCAGACTAGGAG ATCCAGGGAATCTGAAGGCCAGAAAGCTCAGCTCCCCTTAG
- the mcf2a gene encoding proto-oncogene DBL isoform X2, producing the protein MAVSYQRRGLPRIRRSPASFPGNLHLVLVLRPTSFFQRTVTDLGFRFSQEDFMLKMPVVMLSSVTDLLRYIDENQLTSEFGGTLDYCHSDWIVLRTAIESFAVTVKDIAQMLQAFGTKLAETELPDEGTAIVHLLSTHTDKYRKLKEAIWSVSKEGRHLLASLEASGREEDSLWDIRLDWETVQRLLAQLRDMEAAFDGFFEKHHLKLQQYIQLLRYEHSFQEMELSLERLATQEREVSLSGETLTQTEQTLRDLDSLEAHAQEEMARAQTIILHGHQLAACHHYAMALIVQRCNELRHRCDTLSKALRAKHTHLSQAYQLMLRLDQAQSWCDDGAYLLAQQLVEKFQSKEGAQAALKDIDRFLEGAPSLLSSGPDLLAVEFESVLTPEIQVQIGKTFEKHTAVQEMIHNRQVCLRKLADKHVRPIQLVAPRPENPPRSKSPLFSPKHGVDGLKFSFDLSLPGKRTSRKSPGSRKIEVMHDYQENRSSLLSSLEGEDSPDLLKRHVMRELIETERVYVEELLSVLLGYRGEMENPGLSGLLPPILQSKKDILFGNMSEIYNFHSRVFLQDLEGCLETPEGVGACFLERKENFQVYECYCQNKSRSESLWRQFSDCAFFQECQKKLEHKLGLDSYLLKPVQRLTKYQLLLKELLKYSPGGCEGTSELQGALAAMLDLLKSVNDSMHQIAITGYQGELSDLGRVLMQGSFSVWISHKKGPTRMKELARFKPMQRHLFLYERALLFCKRREEHGEGADKTPSYSFKHCLKMSAVGITENVKGDVKKFEIWYSGREEVYLVQAPTVEVKMAWLNDLRRILTNQQKLLKDEHCVNNQMPEHIQLSPPLSESKQQRASISSEDTESGRSSPDPQSHSPQHRRNRRSWPGAPHSVDICEGLEEWGGGEDPSQPSDTEEEDAAQLAPGRYKALAECSRYGPDDLTIKSGDVIQLQHEDSEGHWLVKNLSRRQEGIIPVPNLHMILGNGSRGQSTRLGDPGNLKARKLSSP; encoded by the exons ATGGCTGTGAGTTACCAGCGCCGAGGATTGCCCAGGATACGGAGGAGCCCG GCCTCCTTCCCTGGGAACCTCCACCTGGTGCTGGTGCTGAGACCCACCAGCTTCTTCCAGCGCACTGTCACAGACCTGGGCTTCCGCTTCAGCCAGGAGGACTTCATGCTCAAGATGCCA GTGGTGATGCTGAGCTCTGTGACAGACCTACTGAGATACATTGATGAGAATCAATTGACCTCAGAGTTTGGTGGAACCCTGGATTACTGCCACAGTGACTGGATCGTCCTGAGAACA GCCATAGAGAGCTTTGCGGTGACAGTTAAGGACATAGCTCAGATGCTGCAGGCGTTTGGCACAAAGCTGGCAGAGACAGAGCTGCCAGATGAGGGCACCGCCATTGTACACCTCCTCTCAACCCACACTGACAAATACAGGAAACTCAAG GAGGCAATATGGTCTGTATCAAAGGAGGGTCGTCACCTGCTGGCTAGCCTGGAGGcctctgggagagaggaggattcaCTATGGGATATCAGGCTGGACTGGGAGACTGTGCAGAG GCTACTAGCCCAGCTGAGGGACATGGAGGCAGCCTTTGACGGCTTCTTCGAGAAGCATCATCTAAAGCTCCAACAGTACATCCAGCTGCTCAGATATGAACACAGCTTCCAGGAG ATGGAGTTGTCTCTGGAGCGTCTGGCGACCCAGGAGAGGGAGGTGTCGTTGTCAGGGGAGACGctgactcagacagaacagacactCAGGGACCTGGACAGCCTGGAGGCTCACGCACAG GAGGAGATGGCCCGTGCCCAGACCATCATCCTCCATGGTCACCAGCTGGCAGCCTGTCACCACTACGCCATGGCCCTGATCGTGCAGCGCTGCAACGAGCTACGTCACCGCTGTGACACGCTCAGTAAGGCTCTGagggccaaacacacacacctctcccaggCCTACCAGCTGATGCTACGCTTGGATCAg GCCCAGAGTTGGTGTGACGACGGGGCCTACTTGTTGGCCCAGCAGCTGGTGGAAAAGTTCCAGTCTAAGGAGGGGGCCCAGGCTGCTCTGAAGGACATAGACAGATTCCTGGAGGGGGCTCCGTCTCTCCTCAGCTCAGGACCTGACCTCCTGGCCGTGGAGTTTGAGTCTGTCCTCACCCCAGAGATACAG GTCCAGATAGGGAAGACATTTGAGAAGCACACAGCAGTGCAGGAGATGATCCACAACAGACAGGTCTGTCTGAGGAAGCTGGCTGATAAACATGTCCGTCCCATTCAACTGGTGGCCCCCCGGCCGGAGAACCCACCCCGTTCCAAGTCCCCACTATTCTCCCCCAAACATG GGGTCGACGGTTTGAAGTTCTCCTTCGATCTATCACTTCCTGGGAAGAGAACGTCACGGAAAAGCCCCGGCTCCAGAAAG ATTGAGGTGATGCACGACTACCAGGAGAATAGGAGCTCCCTGCTCTCCAgcctggagggagaggacagccCAGACCTTCTCAAACG TCACGTGATGAGGGAGCTaatcgagacagagagagtctaTGTGGAGGAGCTGCTGTCAGTGCTGCTG ggatacaggggagagatggagaatcCAGGCCTTTCAGGGCTCCTGCCTCCTATCCTGCAAAGTAAGAAAGACATCCTGTTTGGAAACATGTCTGAGATCTACAACTTCCACAGCAG GGTGTTCCTGCAGGACCTGGAGGGCTGCCTGGAGACCCCAGAGGGAGTAGGGGCCTGCTTTCTGGAGCGG AAGGAGAATTTCCAGGTGTATGAGTGTTACTGTCAGAATAAGTCTCGCTCTGAGTCCTTGTGGAGGCAATTCTCCGACTGTGCCTTTTTCCAG GAGTGTCAGAAGAAGCTGGAACACAAACTGGGCCTGGATTCTTACCTGCTGAAACCAGTACAACGCCTTACCAAGTACCAGCTACTACTGAAG gagCTACTAAAGTACAGTCCAGGAGGCTGTGAGGGGACCTCGGAGCTACAGGGGGCACTAGCAGCCATGCTGGACCTCCTCAAGTCAGTCAATGACTCCATGCATCAGATCGCCATCACGGGCTACCAG GGAGAGTTGTCTGACCTTGGCCGGGTGCTGATGCAGGGCTCCTTCAGTGTGTGGATCAGCCATAAGAAAGGCCCCACCCGTATGAAGGAGCTGGCCCGCTTCAAGCCCATGCAGAGACACCTGTTCCTGTACGAGAGAGCCCTGCTCTTCTGCAAGCGCAGGGAGGAGCATGGAGAGGGTGCAGACAAGACCCCCTCCTACAGCTTCAAGCACTGTCTCAAG ATGAGTGCGGTGGGGATTACAGAGAACGTCAAGGGAGATGTGAAAAAGTTTGAGATCTGGTACAGTGGCAGGGAGGAGGTGTACTTAGTTCAG GCCCCCACAGTGGAGGTTAAGATGGCTTGGCTCAATGATCTGCGAAGGATCCTCACCAACCAGCAGAAACTCCTTAAAG aTGAGCATTGTGTCAACAACCAGATGCCAGAACACATTCAACTGTCTCCGCCCTTGTCTGAGAG CAAACAGCAGAGGGCGTCGATCAGCTCCGAGGACACTGAGTCAGGGAGGAGCAGTCCAGACCCCCAGTCCCACTCCCCTCAACACCGACGCAACCGACGCA GCTGGCCCGGTGCACCTCACTCAGTAGACATCTGTGAGGGTCTGGAGGAGTGGGGTGGAGGTGAGGACCCCTCTCAGCCTTCAGACACCGAGGAGGAGGACGCTGCTCAGCTG GCTCCAGGCAGATATAAGGCCTTGGCTGAATGTTCACGATATGGCCCAGATGACCTCACCATCAAGAGCGGTGATGTCATCCAGCTGCAGCACGAGGACAGCGAAGGCCACTG GCTGGTGAAGAACCTGAGTCGCAGACAAGAGGGTATCATCCCAGTCCCCAACCTGCACATGATTCTGGGAAACGgcagtagaggacagtccacCAGACTAGGAG ATCCAGGGAATCTGAAGGCCAGAAAGCTCAGCTCCCCTTAG